In Pseudomonas saudiphocaensis, one DNA window encodes the following:
- a CDS encoding CvpA family protein has protein sequence MTFTWVDWAIVAVVVISSLISLKRGFVKEALSLFTWIVAGVVAWMFGGALSHHLAEYISTPSFQVIAACAILFVVTLLVGALINFLIGELVRVTGLSGTDRFLGMVFGAARGGLLVVVLVGLLSLAPVHQDPWWRESALLPHFLLIADWSKNLIIGFGSQWMTGSLDTPG, from the coding sequence GTGACGTTCACCTGGGTCGATTGGGCGATTGTCGCCGTTGTAGTCATCTCCAGCCTGATCAGTTTGAAGCGCGGTTTCGTCAAGGAAGCGCTTTCGCTGTTCACCTGGATCGTCGCTGGTGTGGTTGCCTGGATGTTTGGTGGTGCGTTGTCCCACCATCTGGCCGAATACATCAGCACGCCTTCGTTTCAGGTCATCGCGGCTTGCGCAATCCTGTTTGTCGTTACGCTGCTGGTGGGTGCTCTGATCAACTTTTTGATTGGCGAGCTGGTTCGAGTGACCGGGCTATCGGGTACCGATCGTTTTCTTGGAATGGTTTTTGGTGCGGCGCGTGGCGGGCTGCTGGTCGTGGTGCTGGTTGGCCTGCTGAGTCTGGCCCCGGTCCATCAGGATCCCTGGTGGCGCGAGTCGGCATTGCTGCCGCATTTTCTGTTGATTGCCGACTGGTCGAAGAACCTGATCATCGGGTTCGGTAGCCAGTGGATGACCGGTTCGCTCGACACCCCCGGTTGA
- the accD gene encoding acetyl-CoA carboxylase, carboxyltransferase subunit beta, whose protein sequence is MSNWLVDKLIPSIMRSESKKSTVPEGLWHKCPSCEAVLYRPELEKTLDVCPKCNHHMRIDARSRLDIFLDKEGREEIAADLEPVDRLKFRDSKKYKDRLSAAQKQTGEKDALIAMRGTLMNNPVVACAFEFSFMGGSMGAIVGERFVQAANVALEQRCPLVCFSASGGARMQEALISLMQMAKTSAVLARMREEGLPFISVLTDPVYGGVSASLAMLGDVIVAEPKALIGFAGPRVIEQTVREKLPEGFQRSEFLLDHGAIDLIIPRAELRTRLARLLAQLQRLPSVGEPALVTAGA, encoded by the coding sequence ATGAGCAACTGGCTGGTAGACAAGCTGATCCCTTCGATCATGCGTTCGGAGTCGAAGAAAAGCACGGTACCTGAAGGGTTGTGGCACAAGTGCCCCTCCTGCGAGGCGGTCCTGTATCGCCCTGAACTGGAGAAAACCCTGGATGTCTGCCCCAAGTGCAATCATCACATGCGTATCGATGCGCGCTCGCGCCTGGATATCTTCCTCGACAAGGAAGGGCGTGAAGAGATCGCCGCTGATCTGGAGCCGGTCGATCGACTGAAGTTCCGCGACAGCAAGAAGTATAAGGATCGCCTGAGCGCAGCCCAGAAGCAGACCGGTGAAAAGGATGCGCTGATCGCCATGCGCGGCACCCTGATGAATAATCCGGTGGTGGCTTGTGCCTTCGAGTTTTCCTTCATGGGTGGCTCCATGGGAGCCATCGTCGGTGAGCGCTTTGTACAAGCGGCCAACGTGGCCCTTGAGCAGCGCTGTCCGCTGGTCTGTTTCTCGGCTTCCGGCGGTGCGCGGATGCAGGAAGCACTGATTTCCCTGATGCAGATGGCCAAGACCTCGGCAGTGCTGGCCCGCATGCGTGAGGAAGGCCTGCCGTTCATTTCGGTTCTCACCGATCCGGTTTACGGTGGTGTGTCGGCCAGCCTGGCAATGCTTGGTGATGTGATCGTAGCCGAACCCAAAGCGCTGATCGGCTTCGCCGGCCCCCGCGTGATCGAGCAGACCGTACGCGAGAAGCTCCCGGAAGGCTTCCAGCGAAGCGAATTCCTGCTCGACCATGGCGCCATTGACCTGATCATTCCGCGTGCCGAGCTGCGCACTCGTCTGGCTCGCCTTCTTGCTCAGCTGCAGCGCCTGCCGTCCGTTGGCGAGCCCGCTCTGGTAACGGCTGGCGCATGA
- a CDS encoding phosphoribosylanthranilate isomerase has product MPIVRSKICGITNVADALVAAEAGADAIGLVFYSKSPRAVNVVQAREIIAALPPFVTTVGLFVNASRCEINETLDAVALDMLQFHGDETPADCEGFHRPWYKALRVRAGEDICAEVARYAGASAVLLDTFVEGVPGGTGEIFDWSLVPANLPKPLILAGGLTPQNVQQAIERVRPFAVDVSGGVELRKGVKDAARVREFVRQVRASM; this is encoded by the coding sequence TTGCCTATCGTCCGTAGCAAGATATGTGGGATCACCAATGTCGCAGACGCGCTTGTGGCTGCTGAGGCCGGAGCGGACGCTATCGGCCTGGTCTTCTACAGCAAAAGCCCGCGTGCTGTGAATGTCGTCCAGGCGCGTGAAATCATCGCTGCGCTGCCTCCCTTTGTGACTACCGTCGGATTGTTCGTCAACGCATCCCGTTGTGAAATCAACGAAACCCTCGATGCGGTCGCTCTGGATATGCTGCAGTTTCACGGAGATGAAACTCCGGCCGATTGCGAAGGCTTTCACCGGCCCTGGTACAAAGCGCTGCGGGTACGGGCTGGCGAAGATATCTGTGCTGAAGTGGCGCGCTATGCCGGGGCAAGCGCGGTTTTGCTTGATACCTTTGTAGAAGGGGTGCCGGGTGGGACGGGCGAGATATTCGACTGGTCGCTGGTGCCGGCCAATTTGCCCAAGCCGTTGATTCTGGCCGGTGGGCTGACACCGCAGAATGTGCAGCAGGCGATTGAGCGCGTGCGCCCGTTCGCGGTGGATGTCAGCGGTGGCGTTGAATTGCGCAAGGGAGTCAAGGATGCCGCCCGTGTGCGTGAATTTGTTAGGCAGGTTCGCGCCAGTATGTGA
- the truA gene encoding tRNA pseudouridine(38-40) synthase TruA, with protein sequence MIEAVPEAAATSAAAGISRIALGVEYKGSRYRGFQRQRDGVPSIQLSLEKALSRVAGGHSVTLSCAGRTDALVHACAQVVHFDTPVTRSMHAWVMGANMNLPGDISVTWAKEMPMHFDARFSAMARRYRYVIYNDQIRPAHLAEEVTWNHRPLDIERMREASRVFVGTHDFSAFRARQCQAKSPIKTVHHLELLQYGRLIVLDIRANAFLHHMVRNFAGVLMTIGAGERPVEWAREVLETRVRRTGGVTAHPYGLYLVQVDYPEEFELPERYLGPHFLSGLPDVRVEPAR encoded by the coding sequence ATGATTGAAGCAGTACCTGAAGCGGCAGCCACATCGGCTGCCGCTGGCATTTCTAGGATCGCCCTTGGCGTCGAATACAAAGGCTCGCGCTATCGTGGCTTTCAACGCCAACGTGATGGCGTGCCCTCCATCCAGCTTTCCTTGGAAAAAGCACTTAGCAGGGTCGCTGGCGGTCACTCCGTCACCTTGAGCTGCGCCGGACGCACCGATGCACTGGTTCATGCCTGCGCTCAGGTGGTGCATTTCGACACTCCGGTTACGCGCTCGATGCACGCATGGGTGATGGGTGCGAACATGAACCTGCCGGGAGATATCAGCGTGACCTGGGCCAAGGAAATGCCCATGCATTTCGATGCGCGATTCAGTGCAATGGCCCGTCGCTATCGCTATGTCATTTACAACGACCAGATCAGGCCGGCACACCTTGCAGAAGAGGTGACCTGGAATCATCGCCCGCTTGATATCGAGCGTATGCGCGAAGCGTCCAGGGTATTCGTCGGTACCCACGATTTCAGTGCATTCCGTGCGCGCCAATGCCAGGCGAAATCGCCGATCAAGACCGTTCATCATCTTGAGTTGCTCCAGTACGGTCGGCTCATCGTTCTCGATATTCGGGCCAATGCGTTTCTGCATCACATGGTGCGCAACTTTGCCGGCGTGCTGATGACCATCGGAGCGGGCGAGCGTCCGGTGGAATGGGCGCGGGAAGTGTTGGAAACACGCGTCAGGCGTACTGGCGGGGTGACCGCGCATCCCTATGGGCTGTATCTGGTCCAGGTGGATTATCCCGAAGAGTTCGAGCTGCCCGAGCGCTATCTCGGGCCGCATTTTCTTTCAGGTTTACCTGATGTGCGGGTTGAACCGGCACGATGA
- a CDS encoding FimV/HubP family polar landmark protein, with translation MVRVRNLVLAIAAATALTSEMVYALGVGEVTLKSALNQPLVAEIELLDAKTLAPGEVVPGLASAEDFNRAGIDRPYFLTDLTFTPVLRPDGKNIIRVSSTKPVREPYLNFLVEVLWPSGRLLREYTLLLDPPLYSPETAAAVAPQLPTAAPVVRPTGAPRATSQAAPARSSTGASSAGNEYKVASNDTLWEIAERTRQGGTVHQAMLAIQDLNPDAFIGGNINRMKNGQVLRLPSAEQIASRSQTEAIEQVAQQNASWRQGRAQPVSERQLDARQRSAAGAAPSRSETGDSLRLVAPETGRSTAGSDTGTAADAKALRDRLATAEESLDSSRRENLDLNDRLKDLEGQLEKLQRLMQLKDDQLAKLQAQLGAEPVGETAAPEEAVVASGSAEAEAPGADIATEPEAAEPETEVTPVAQEPESAAKPAPAAAPAPATPAAPPAEPVADSYLQQLMANPLLLAALGGSALLLLLVALMAVSRRNAMKEAELQESLLADSEPDNLYVEKPALAVADLEVTDNQVVAPASDDALDSIAGMANDPIAEADIYIAYGRFNQAADLLQNALNDEPQRTDLRLKLMEVYAELGDRDGFARQEAELRDIGGSSASIDQLKSRYPAMGFGAVAGVAAAGTAASDFDSFNLDDFESDQPAPAAALDPDDAFDLSLDDLQLDDDFSATAAPVAEPAKQQPDALDELNFDDLNLETEADTQPADDFSFELDELSSPVADASLADELESFSLELDEELPAATESEFSLDEVLTEPAAGVEQPADSFDFDLPELETEQSASMPDEFDLSLDDELSENAQPETFAAELDEIEAELGDISRDLEEPLDVPQVGDEPAPTNLAAAPIGESSDDMGDDDFDFFAETDETTTKLDLARAYIDMGDAEGARDILDEVMVEGSDTQQQEAREMLAKLA, from the coding sequence ATGGTTCGGGTTCGCAATCTGGTGCTGGCAATCGCGGCTGCTACTGCTCTGACATCCGAAATGGTTTATGCGCTGGGAGTGGGAGAGGTCACGCTGAAGTCGGCGCTGAATCAACCCTTGGTCGCTGAAATCGAACTGCTCGATGCGAAAACCCTGGCTCCAGGGGAAGTGGTTCCGGGGCTGGCATCTGCCGAGGACTTCAACCGGGCGGGTATTGATCGTCCGTACTTTCTGACCGACCTGACTTTTACCCCTGTTTTGCGCCCGGACGGCAAAAACATTATCCGGGTTTCGTCGACCAAGCCGGTTCGCGAGCCCTACCTGAATTTTCTCGTCGAGGTCCTTTGGCCAAGTGGCCGCTTGCTGCGTGAGTACACGCTGCTGCTGGATCCGCCACTCTATTCTCCAGAGACCGCAGCGGCCGTCGCGCCTCAGCTGCCAACTGCCGCTCCTGTTGTTCGGCCGACCGGAGCACCACGCGCAACCTCACAGGCGGCGCCGGCTCGTTCGTCTACTGGCGCTTCCTCAGCAGGTAATGAATACAAGGTCGCTTCGAACGACACACTCTGGGAAATCGCCGAGCGCACACGGCAGGGCGGTACGGTCCATCAGGCAATGCTGGCCATTCAGGACCTGAACCCGGATGCCTTCATCGGCGGCAACATCAATCGGATGAAAAACGGCCAAGTGCTGCGCCTGCCCAGTGCGGAGCAGATCGCCAGTCGCTCCCAGACCGAAGCTATCGAGCAGGTCGCTCAGCAGAATGCCAGCTGGCGCCAGGGGCGTGCTCAGCCTGTCAGTGAGCGCCAGCTCGATGCCCGCCAGCGTAGCGCAGCGGGTGCGGCGCCATCGCGTAGCGAGACGGGTGACAGCCTGCGATTGGTAGCACCGGAAACCGGCAGGTCCACAGCAGGCAGCGACACCGGCACCGCTGCCGACGCCAAAGCGCTGCGCGACCGGCTGGCAACTGCCGAAGAGAGTCTCGACTCCAGTCGTCGTGAGAACCTTGATCTGAATGACCGCTTGAAAGATCTCGAAGGTCAGCTGGAGAAGCTGCAGCGGCTGATGCAGCTCAAGGATGACCAGCTTGCCAAACTGCAGGCCCAACTGGGTGCCGAGCCCGTTGGTGAAACTGCTGCGCCAGAAGAGGCTGTGGTTGCTAGTGGGTCTGCAGAGGCCGAAGCGCCGGGCGCAGATATTGCCACCGAACCTGAAGCCGCTGAACCCGAAACAGAGGTTACTCCAGTCGCGCAAGAGCCCGAGTCTGCTGCAAAGCCTGCGCCTGCCGCTGCGCCAGCACCGGCTACTCCCGCGGCGCCTCCGGCAGAACCAGTAGCCGATAGCTACCTCCAGCAATTGATGGCTAACCCATTGCTGCTCGCCGCGCTGGGCGGAAGTGCTCTGTTGCTGCTGCTGGTCGCGCTGATGGCCGTGTCTCGCCGTAACGCCATGAAGGAAGCCGAGTTGCAGGAAAGCCTGCTGGCCGATAGCGAGCCGGACAACCTCTATGTCGAGAAGCCGGCTCTTGCGGTTGCCGACCTTGAGGTCACCGATAACCAAGTGGTCGCTCCGGCTTCTGACGATGCGCTGGATTCCATTGCTGGCATGGCCAATGACCCGATTGCCGAAGCCGATATCTACATTGCCTATGGCCGCTTCAATCAGGCCGCCGACCTGCTACAGAACGCTCTGAACGACGAGCCCCAGCGAACTGATCTGCGCCTGAAGCTGATGGAAGTCTATGCCGAGCTTGGCGACCGCGATGGATTCGCTCGGCAGGAAGCCGAATTGCGAGACATCGGCGGCTCTTCGGCAAGCATCGATCAACTTAAGTCCCGCTATCCGGCAATGGGCTTCGGGGCTGTGGCCGGCGTTGCCGCTGCGGGTACAGCCGCAAGCGATTTCGACAGCTTCAATCTGGATGATTTTGAGTCAGATCAGCCTGCGCCTGCTGCAGCTCTGGACCCGGACGATGCTTTTGATCTGAGTCTGGATGACCTGCAGCTGGATGATGATTTTTCGGCGACAGCTGCACCAGTCGCTGAACCTGCTAAGCAGCAGCCGGATGCACTGGATGAGCTGAATTTCGATGATCTGAACCTCGAGACCGAAGCAGACACGCAGCCTGCTGACGATTTCTCCTTTGAGCTGGACGAGCTTTCCAGCCCTGTAGCTGACGCCTCCCTGGCAGACGAGTTGGAGAGCTTCTCCCTGGAGCTGGATGAAGAGCTGCCAGCTGCAACGGAGAGTGAATTCAGCCTGGACGAGGTGCTCACTGAGCCTGCTGCTGGTGTGGAGCAGCCTGCGGACTCCTTCGATTTCGATCTGCCTGAGCTTGAGACCGAGCAGTCTGCGAGTATGCCCGACGAATTTGATCTTTCCCTGGATGATGAGCTGAGCGAAAATGCGCAGCCGGAAACCTTTGCCGCGGAACTCGATGAGATAGAAGCCGAGCTAGGCGATATTTCACGGGATCTGGAAGAGCCGCTCGACGTGCCGCAAGTCGGTGACGAACCGGCTCCGACAAATCTGGCGGCCGCGCCTATTGGCGAATCGTCCGATGACATGGGCGATGATGACTTCGACTTCTTCGCTGAAACCGATGAAACCACCACCAAGCTGGATCTGGCTCGCGCTTATATCGACATGGGAGATGCCGAAGGTGCGCGCGATATTCTCGACGAAGTGATGGTAGAAGGCAGCGACACACAGCAACAGGAGGCGCGCGAGATGCTCGCCAAACTCGCCTGA
- a CDS encoding O-succinylhomoserine sulfhydrylase — MTDEWDAGRLNSDLSGVGLDTLAVRAGQHRTPEGEHGEPLFFTSSYVFRSAADAAARFAGEVPGNVYSRYTNPTVRAFEERIAALEGAEQAVATASGMAAILATVMSLCSAGDHVLVSRSVFGATVSLFEKYLKRFGLEVDYVPLVDVAAWEPAFKANTRLVFVESPSNPLAELVDIEALSQLCHAKGAMLAVDNCFCTPVLQQPLALGADIVIHSATKYIDGQGRCLGGVVAGRAEQMKEVVGFLRTAGPTLSPFNAWVFLKGLETLRLRMQAHCANALALAEWLEQQPGIEKVYYAGLASHPQHELAKRQQKGFGAVLSFDVAGGKEAAWRFIDATRLVSITANLGDSKTTITHPGSTTHGRLSAEERATAGIRDSLIRVAVGLEDLEDLKADLARGLAAL, encoded by the coding sequence ATGACTGATGAATGGGACGCCGGCCGGCTGAATAGTGATCTTTCCGGCGTTGGCCTGGACACGCTGGCTGTGCGCGCCGGCCAGCACCGCACGCCAGAGGGTGAGCACGGCGAGCCGCTGTTTTTTACCTCCAGCTATGTGTTTCGCAGTGCCGCCGATGCGGCGGCGCGCTTTGCCGGTGAAGTGCCGGGTAATGTCTATTCCCGTTACACCAACCCCACCGTACGTGCCTTTGAAGAGCGCATTGCCGCTCTGGAAGGGGCCGAGCAGGCGGTGGCAACTGCTTCGGGCATGGCCGCAATTCTCGCCACGGTGATGAGCCTGTGTTCGGCCGGCGATCATGTGCTGGTGTCGCGCAGCGTCTTTGGGGCCACCGTGTCGCTGTTCGAGAAGTACCTGAAACGCTTCGGGCTCGAAGTCGATTACGTACCGTTGGTCGATGTCGCTGCCTGGGAGCCTGCCTTCAAGGCCAATACCCGTCTGGTATTCGTCGAATCGCCGTCCAATCCGCTGGCCGAGCTGGTGGATATCGAGGCGCTGTCGCAGCTGTGTCACGCCAAGGGTGCGATGCTGGCGGTGGACAACTGCTTCTGTACGCCGGTCCTGCAGCAGCCGCTGGCTCTGGGTGCCGATATTGTGATTCATTCGGCGACCAAATATATCGACGGCCAGGGTCGCTGCCTGGGTGGTGTGGTCGCCGGGCGTGCCGAACAGATGAAGGAAGTGGTGGGTTTCCTGCGCACTGCAGGCCCAACTCTGAGCCCGTTCAACGCTTGGGTTTTTCTCAAGGGTCTGGAAACCCTGCGTCTGCGCATGCAGGCCCATTGCGCCAACGCTCTGGCACTGGCCGAGTGGTTGGAGCAGCAGCCGGGTATCGAGAAGGTTTACTACGCAGGCCTTGCCAGTCATCCACAGCACGAACTGGCCAAGCGGCAGCAGAAAGGCTTTGGCGCCGTGTTGAGTTTCGATGTGGCGGGGGGCAAGGAAGCTGCCTGGCGATTCATCGATGCGACCCGACTGGTTTCCATCACGGCAAACCTGGGTGACAGCAAGACGACTATTACCCATCCGGGTTCCACTACCCATGGCCGCCTCTCGGCAGAAGAGCGCGCTACGGCGGGAATTCGTGACAGCCTGATCCGCGTCGCCGTGGGGCTGGAAGACCTCGAAGATCTCAAGGCAGACTTGGCCCGGGGGCTGGCCGCGCTCTGA
- a CDS encoding SPOR domain-containing protein: protein MVDKGLLQRVVGALVLLALAVIFVPMLLNREDEGPQVSMDAPAMPETPAAPVIEPQPVEVPTPESEPFPEDYEIIEEAPVTPVETPTTPIEPAPALAEPPVAPAVPQASPAPSAPPAAAAPEQRLDAANLPVSWSVQLASLSSRENAESLQKTLRSQGYNAYIRTAGGMNRVFVGPLIERAEANRLRDVLQRQHKLDGFVVRFEPEKR from the coding sequence TTGGTAGATAAGGGACTGTTGCAACGAGTCGTTGGGGCACTGGTGCTGCTGGCACTGGCAGTGATCTTCGTGCCGATGCTGCTCAATCGGGAAGATGAAGGCCCCCAGGTGAGCATGGACGCACCGGCGATGCCTGAGACTCCCGCAGCGCCGGTTATCGAGCCGCAGCCGGTCGAAGTGCCGACTCCTGAGAGCGAGCCGTTCCCGGAAGACTACGAAATCATCGAAGAGGCGCCGGTAACGCCTGTCGAGACTCCGACAACCCCGATCGAGCCCGCTCCGGCCCTTGCCGAGCCACCGGTTGCACCTGCAGTACCTCAAGCGTCACCGGCCCCTAGCGCCCCGCCAGCTGCCGCAGCTCCGGAACAGCGGCTGGATGCAGCCAATCTGCCGGTCAGTTGGTCGGTGCAACTGGCCAGCTTGTCCAGCCGCGAAAATGCCGAAAGCCTGCAGAAGACCCTGCGCTCCCAGGGCTATAACGCCTACATACGCACCGCGGGCGGAATGAATCGGGTGTTCGTAGGGCCGTTGATCGAACGAGCGGAAGCCAACCGCTTGCGCGACGTGCTGCAGCGTCAGCACAAGCTCGATGGGTTCGTTGTTCGCTTCGAGCCAGAGAAGCGTTAA
- the folC gene encoding bifunctional tetrahydrofolate synthase/dihydrofolate synthase: MTPRHLQDWLEYLERLHPTAIDMGLDRCRAVATRLGLTRPAPLVVTVTGTNGKGSTCAFIAQMLAGQGKSVGVYSSPHLLRYNERVRINGVEASDQALCDAFAALEAARGETSLTYFEMGTLAAFWLFERAALDAVVLEVGLGGRLDAVNLVDADVAVVTNIGLDHADWLGDSRESVGFEKAGILRAAKPAVCGDLEPPSSLVEAAAALKAPLLLRGCGFDLQVEQDCWHWQGRDGSGQALELCDLPLLDLPLENAALALQAFALLNLPWQPESLVAALLATRVVGRLDRRLIQYKGRELPILLDVGHNPHAASYLARTLQRLPLAGRRLAVFGLLADKDLPGVIEPLLPAVADWAVAPLAIPRTRSAAQLNEALKERGASVTIYSSVCEALDAQCDQAVAGDEILLFGSFYCVAEALEWLERRTSGRG; encoded by the coding sequence ATGACCCCGCGACATCTGCAGGACTGGCTCGAGTATCTTGAGCGACTGCATCCCACGGCCATAGACATGGGCCTTGATCGCTGCCGGGCGGTGGCGACAAGGCTTGGGTTGACGAGGCCGGCTCCGCTGGTCGTGACCGTTACCGGTACCAACGGTAAAGGCTCGACCTGCGCTTTTATCGCGCAGATGCTGGCAGGGCAGGGCAAGAGCGTGGGTGTTTACAGCTCGCCGCACCTGCTGCGCTACAACGAGCGCGTGCGTATTAATGGCGTGGAAGCCTCCGACCAGGCGCTGTGCGACGCCTTCGCCGCGTTGGAGGCAGCGCGCGGCGAAACCTCCCTTACCTATTTTGAGATGGGCACGCTGGCGGCTTTCTGGCTGTTCGAGCGCGCGGCGCTGGATGCCGTGGTCCTGGAAGTAGGGCTCGGTGGTCGTCTCGATGCGGTGAACCTGGTCGATGCAGATGTAGCGGTCGTGACCAACATTGGTCTGGATCATGCCGATTGGCTGGGCGACAGTCGCGAAAGCGTCGGCTTCGAGAAGGCAGGGATCTTGCGCGCCGCGAAGCCTGCCGTATGCGGTGATCTAGAACCGCCTTCGTCGCTGGTCGAGGCTGCAGCCGCGCTGAAAGCGCCCTTGCTGTTACGCGGTTGCGGGTTCGATCTGCAGGTCGAGCAGGACTGCTGGCATTGGCAGGGCCGTGATGGTTCTGGTCAGGCGCTGGAACTATGTGATCTGCCATTGCTAGACCTGCCTCTGGAGAACGCGGCGCTGGCATTGCAGGCTTTCGCTTTGCTCAACCTGCCCTGGCAGCCGGAATCGCTGGTTGCAGCATTGCTGGCCACGCGCGTAGTTGGCAGGCTTGACCGTCGGCTGATCCAGTACAAGGGCCGCGAACTGCCGATCCTGCTGGATGTCGGGCACAACCCTCACGCCGCAAGCTATCTGGCGCGGACGCTGCAACGGTTGCCACTGGCCGGGCGGCGGCTGGCAGTATTCGGTCTGCTGGCGGACAAGGATCTGCCCGGTGTGATCGAGCCTTTGCTGCCTGCGGTTGCCGACTGGGCCGTTGCGCCCCTGGCCATCCCGCGTACACGTTCTGCAGCACAATTGAACGAGGCGTTGAAGGAACGCGGAGCGTCGGTCACTATCTATTCCTCTGTATGCGAGGCGCTCGACGCGCAGTGTGACCAGGCGGTTGCCGGGGACGAAATACTGCTGTTCGGGTCTTTTTATTGCGTGGCCGAGGCGCTGGAATGGCTCGAACGGCGTACGTCAGGTCGAGGATAG
- the purF gene encoding amidophosphoribosyltransferase: protein MCGIVGIVGKSNVNQALYDALTVLQHRGQDAAGIVTSDGDKLFLRKDNGLVRDVFHQRHMQRLIGNMGIGHVRYPTAGSSTSAEAQPFYVNSPYGITLAHNGNLTNVDQLTKEIYESDLRHVNTNSDSEVLLNVFAHELAVRGKLQPTEEDVFAAVTKVHDRCVGGYAVVAMITGYGIVGFRDPNAIRPIVFGQRHTEDGVEYMIASESVSLDVLGFTLIRDLAPGEAVYITVDGQLHTRQCALNPQYAPCIFEHVYLARPDSLMDGVSVYKARLRMGEKLAEKILRERPEHDIDVVIPIPDTSRTAALELANRLGVKFREGFVKNRYIGRTFIMPGQAARKKSVRQKLNAIDLEFRGKNVMLVDDSIVRGTTCKQIIQMAREAGAKNVYFCSAAPAVRYPNVYGIDMPSAHELIAHERTTEEVAELIGADWLVYQDLEDLVEAVGGGKVKIERFDCAVFDGKYVTGDIDADYLHRIEQARNDLSKSQAAVSSAIIDLYNN, encoded by the coding sequence ATGTGTGGCATTGTCGGCATTGTCGGTAAGTCGAACGTCAACCAGGCGTTGTACGACGCACTCACCGTACTGCAACACCGCGGGCAGGATGCCGCCGGCATCGTGACCAGTGACGGCGACAAGCTGTTTCTGCGTAAGGACAATGGTCTGGTTCGCGATGTCTTCCATCAGCGCCACATGCAGCGCCTGATAGGCAACATGGGCATCGGCCACGTCCGCTATCCCACCGCGGGCAGCTCTACCTCCGCGGAGGCGCAACCTTTCTATGTCAACTCGCCCTACGGCATCACCCTGGCGCACAACGGCAACCTGACCAACGTTGATCAGCTGACCAAGGAAATCTACGAGTCGGATCTGCGTCATGTGAACACCAATTCCGATTCGGAAGTGCTGCTCAACGTCTTTGCCCATGAGCTAGCAGTGCGCGGCAAGCTGCAGCCCACCGAGGAAGACGTCTTCGCTGCGGTGACCAAGGTGCACGACCGTTGCGTTGGTGGTTATGCGGTGGTGGCGATGATTACCGGTTACGGTATTGTCGGCTTCCGCGATCCCAATGCGATCCGCCCGATTGTCTTCGGCCAGCGCCACACCGAGGATGGCGTCGAATACATGATTGCCTCCGAAAGCGTGTCGCTGGATGTGCTGGGCTTTACCCTGATCCGCGATCTGGCTCCCGGCGAGGCCGTTTATATTACCGTCGACGGCCAGCTGCACACGCGCCAGTGCGCACTCAATCCGCAGTACGCCCCATGCATCTTCGAGCACGTCTACCTGGCGCGTCCGGACTCGCTGATGGACGGCGTTTCGGTTTACAAGGCGCGGCTGCGCATGGGCGAGAAACTCGCCGAGAAGATTCTGCGCGAGCGGCCCGAGCACGATATCGATGTGGTGATTCCGATTCCCGACACCAGCCGCACGGCAGCGCTGGAGCTGGCCAACCGCCTGGGCGTCAAGTTCCGCGAAGGCTTCGTCAAGAATCGCTACATCGGTCGGACCTTCATCATGCCCGGCCAGGCTGCACGCAAGAAGTCGGTGCGGCAGAAGCTCAATGCCATCGATCTGGAGTTCCGCGGCAAGAATGTGATGCTGGTGGACGATTCCATTGTGCGCGGCACGACCTGCAAGCAGATCATCCAAATGGCCCGTGAGGCTGGAGCGAAGAACGTTTATTTCTGCTCCGCCGCACCTGCTGTCCGCTATCCGAACGTCTATGGTATCGACATGCCTAGCGCCCACGAGCTGATTGCTCACGAGCGCACCACCGAAGAGGTTGCCGAACTGATCGGTGCCGACTGGCTGGTCTATCAGGATCTGGAAGACCTGGTGGAGGCGGTAGGCGGCGGCAAGGTGAAGATCGAACGCTTCGATTGCGCGGTCTTCGACGGCAAGTACGTCACAGGTGATATCGACGCAGACTATCTGCATCGGATCGAGCAGGCGCGCAACGACCTGAGCAAGAGCCAGGCCGCAGTCAGCAGCGCCATCATCGATCTGTACAACAACTAA